In Pseudomonas grandcourensis, the DNA window CATTGTCGAGGTACATGCGCAACTGGCCGCCGTGTTCGGGAAGCCAGGCGTCATTGAGGTAAACCACCGCCGAAACCATGCGCCGGTCGTCATCGCGAAAGCGGTCGACGTGCTTCAGGTAGAAGGCTCCGGGCGGGTACATCGCAAAATGGCTTTCGAAATCCTCCAGGCCGAGAAACAGACCGCGATTGATCGCCTCGCGCAGGCTGTTCATCAAACTCAGATAGCTGTCGCACGCCTCGGCTTGGCCGGGGTCGATCCACTGAATATGGTCGCCACGAATCCCTTCGCGAATCTCCGAAAACGGCCCACGGCCCACGGCGGCCGGAGCCAGTTCCCCCTCAGCAGCACGCTTGCGACACTCGGCCGCCAGCGCTCGGGTCAGATCCAGAGGCAGGAAAATATTCTGCTGCGACCAGCCGTGCTCGGCCAGGTCGTCGACGATTCGTAGCAGCAGCGGGTGATCAGAGGATATTTGCATGGCGCGCATAGTATTCCTGTGCCCGGAAATCCGACAGAGCCGCGCAGCGGGTTGATACGAATTCTCGACAAGCAGGGGTGCCGCACGGAGAATAGTCGCCTGCTGACAGGAGTCCCTATGCGCCGTTTGCTTTTATCACTGCTGATGTTCTGCGTTTTGCCCGCCTGGGCAGACAGCCACGACCAGTTGTACAAGGTCGCCGGTTGGCCGGAACAACGCGCGCATTTCAGTGACGCCCTCTCGGCCGCACAGCAAC includes these proteins:
- a CDS encoding 2OG-Fe(II) oxygenase, with translation MRAMQISSDHPLLLRIVDDLAEHGWSQQNIFLPLDLTRALAAECRKRAAEGELAPAAVGRGPFSEIREGIRGDHIQWIDPGQAEACDSYLSLMNSLREAINRGLFLGLEDFESHFAMYPPGAFYLKHVDRFRDDDRRMVSAVVYLNDAWLPEHGGQLRMYLDNDRVQDVQPIGGCLVVFLSGEVPHEVLPATRDRLSLTGWFRRRGNEPF